In Plodia interpunctella isolate USDA-ARS_2022_Savannah chromosome 8, ilPloInte3.2, whole genome shotgun sequence, the DNA window attattttaataaaggatCCTGGCGTTAGAGCGAAGGCTACGCGATAAATTCGAAAGAGagacacataaaaatatcttgcAATGGTCGTAGGCCGCACAGGCGTGAAAAGCTGGCTCGGTTTAGTAAATTAAGTTAACTCGGTGGACATTTGGTTGTATTATCAAAAGGGAGAGAGTTCCgccatcaaatttgacgtttagTCAAAAATTTGACGTTTAGTCAAAACGGCATACTTTGCATTttagttaacatcaaagttgacggcGCCACCCACTCATAGTGTGTGGGTGCACATATAAggttataacaaaaatgacaaatgaGAGATAAATAAGATTAATTAGTAACTAATCGAACCATCTCTCCAGGGTGACATCGAAGAACAAAGTTGCGATATCCAGCTAGAATGTGATAAAGGTTTTCTAGAAAAGTCTCTTAATTTTGCCCCAATATTTCTGGAGGACTCGTAATAGTCAATTGACGGGCAAAGTTTCGTGGAGCCATTGCCTCTTGCCCTCGTTGAATTCCGCAGCGGTGTGGTCAGTGCCTTCTAGGATCCATTTTGTAGTCAGTAGTCCTTCTACGCCCACTGGACCTGTCAAATAaacgtttaaaattaataatttaattgcgAATGAACCGATTGctcataaaattactttttgagGAAGGCAAAAAAACGTGATTTAGTATGAATTCAGTGATTAtctacattgaaaaaaaaaaaatcatcatcaatcataattattatagcaAACATACATTTCTGACAGAATTAAAACAATGGCCTTACTGTTTTACTAATAATCTACTATTTGTTATCTAATAAGGCATCTGAATTAGCTTAATGAATAACATGCCAACATCACGTCTTGAATCACCAATGAACCTCGTGCCAAAGTACAAATAATCTATTGTATCCGGGCGAAATACAAACACGAAATTTGGATGAACGGTTGTGTAAAAccattatttacctatatgcTTTAAAACGAGATGGGAAACatgacatttgtttttattacagagATCATTTAGCGCGGggatgaataaaattaaatgtataattaacatCGCTCAGTGTGGTTTTATACCCTCCCTtcataattaacaattaaaatattcatgtaCCATAAATATTCTAGAGATATATTCTCTTTGAATTGTAACTATGAAGCACAAGcaaagtttgaaaaaaaatgtgacagaTCATTACTCATTTTCTATCTTTATTAGCTTTGTTTGGAATTGAGTCGCTCGGGTGCGaagacaatatattttgtttcatccAGCTtgcatattttgtttcattcagTTTGCAtgtaaaataagtaggtattataaagtttaaaatatgaattctaAAAATGTGATAATGGCATCTAAGATAGTCCTTAGTTTTAAcgtttaaagttattattattagtcgttccgaaatgctagtagtttgtagctttggtaaatatcatttaatttagaatatgacgtgaaaaagtgtgaaggcctaatttctgaataaattatttgattttgtttttttttattttaattattacggGTAGTAGTACAAAACCTCGTTTTGTTGAGTCGGTGAAGATAAAAGAGGGAAACGGCTGATACAGCGGTTACTACGTTACTCACCTCTGGCATGGATCCTCGCTGTGGAGATGCCGACCTCAGCGCCCAGTCCGAAACGGAAGCCATCAGCGAAGCGAGAAGACACGTTGTGGAACACACACGCGCTGTCCACGGAGTTCAAGAATCGTTTGGCCGTGTCACCTGTGTATAAGAAGTTCATGGAAATGTCACGTGGCATATTGGAAGTTACTTGAAAAACTTAATTACCTACTTCTAATACACTATAAATTGTCTTTCCGTTTTTCATGCACTTAACCGGTAgagtatatttgaaaataataagttattcgTCGTATTGATCCTCACAAATTTATCCGTGTCGACACGTGTAGGATCATACGACAAAATGATATCCAAAGATATACACAAATTATCCATCTCAAATGAAAAGTTGCTGATAAATAGAATATGCTGCTTgtgatatttcaaaatgataATATGTTTAACTATAAGACCTAGGATGGTATTGCTTTAGACCGATGTCTTTTTGGCTACTCGAGACGTTTAGTaagtaaatcttttttttttataaaaaatataattccatGGCttgataaatgtatattatcataatgaaCTATCGTTTGTGATTAAGATAGGTAATATTAAGTTACGTGCTGATTAATTCGAATCCtaactcaatttatttttatcacactTCGATTCATTATGTAATCCTAAATTTCTAActatcaattttcaataaaaatattttttgctgagCTATCAATTATTTCCAAGTATACTGATCACTCATCCAATCGAGTTGTACATAATGAATTCACTGAACCTGCCCGAAAaaatttgtaaacttttttgagagataaaatctttaagagagaaaatatttaaaagaacgTTAAACAAGAAATGGGCCCTATGGCTGTgtctttgaatttattttaacttaaaatgtaGAACTGGTGaacatcataataatttaggaTAAAATGAGGACTTCGATGTTAGTTGTTTATAaaagagtatttatttatcccaGAAATCGATTTTATATACGGAGAACGATAGAATACTTATATcactttaaaaatgaaacaaaaatattttcaaactaaCAAAAATGCTATACCGAGAtcattcatgttttttttttttacagaaagcAAATtagatttacattttacttaaaatttatatacttaatttgatttttcatCGCATTACTATTCATTGTCAATACCATTGTCAAATTGTGATAACAAATGCAATATAATACTTCCATCACCTTATCACCAGTTCTACTACAATCAAACGCAACACGTGTCGGAGATTAGATACTAAAACCATATGTACACATCTACTCAACTAAGTAGACGGATATCTAGATTAACAATCGCAGACATGATGTACCAGTGTGTTCCCAGCTCAATACAAATATCAAACATAATTTAGCCCCAGATTTCTCAGACATTTGACTTTCAAGAATCATTATTAAAGTTTCAACTACTTAAATATCAGCAAGAATAAAATCAATAGTTGTAGTAAATGAGTAATGTTGATgtgtaaataaagattaaaatcATACCATTTTCCGTGATAATGACGTCAGTGTGTGAACTTCCGTATTTATGAATGTGATCAACAGCTGCATCTAAATCTTTTACCAATTCCATAGCGCATTCTAAAGATCCATATTCATGTTTCATGGTCTTAGCTGGTGGAGGACCAAAAGTGAGGTGATTAGATAGTTTTGttcccgcgtgaattttcacTCCTTCATGCTTCAGCATATTGCAAATTTCGGTAAACAGTGGGCTAGATAGGTGATCCTCATGTATGAGAAGAGTCTCCATGGCATTGCATGCTGCTGGGTAATCACATTTAGCATCGCGAATAATCTTTAAAGCTTTTTCAGGATCAGCGTCTTTATCCAAATACACGTGGCAAATACCCTCAGCGTGACCCAATACGGGAATGTGTTGGGATTGTTTCTGAATATTTCTTACGAGATCGGATGAACCACGAGGAATAATCAAGTCTATATGGTTTTCCATGGATAGTAAGTCACTGATTTCCTCCCTAGTAGAGACGAGGGAAATTGCTTCATCTGCTCCAACAGTTCTTAGTGATTCTTTAACTAAATCCATCAGAGCCTTATTAGAGTTAGCAGCTTCTTTACCACCCTTTAGCAGAAGGCCGTTAGCTGAAGCCATGGCTAAGGCGGCAACTTGGGGTAATGAATCAGGCCTAGATTCAAAAATGACCAGTAGAACACCAATAGGGACAGTAACTTGCTGCAGCATTAGGTTATCAgctaatttagtttttcttaATACTCTTCCAACATTGTTATAACTGGAATCGGCTATTTGTTTCAACCCTACGGATAAAGTTTTTAGTTTTCCTGGACTCAATGCTAATCTGTCTAAGAGGGGTTTAGCTAATCCTCCTTTAGTTGCTTCTTCTAAGTCCTTCGAATTAGCTTCTAggattttatcatttttctcCACCAACAGGTCTGCAAGTGAATGGATTGCTGATGCTCGTTCTTGTGGCGTCAGTTTCTGCAAAACTCTACTTCCAGTGCGTGCTAAAACATTAAACAACACAttggttttaaaaattctttagttAAACATAAGTATctagatttaatattttttgactatGTTTCTTCCTCACCATTTTCAGCCATAGTATCGACGGACGTGGAAGCATTGGTAGCGTAATCAGTAAAGAAAGTACCCACTTTCCTGCCACTGATGATGGTCTTAATAGCTTTGTCTTGCATACCGTTGCAGATGACCACACTGACACCGCGAGCCATAGCCCACGTCGCGGCGTTTACCTTGGAATCCATGCCACCAGTACCCACCTACAAACGTTCAAATGGGTAAAGTATTTTCTTAAGCCTTATCATCTTATAGATAATGTATGGCTGTAGctagtcgtaaaaatcatgtcagatgcttgCGGGTGACTTGAACAagatctgacaccagtattaaCAAGAACACAGTCgatatgtatctatatatatataaaagcgaaaaacatTCACTCACACACTTATgtatcactttttttttctttattgatttGAAGGGGTTTTGTCACGCAGTGACTATGTCACCCCCGTAAGGTTTGCCTCATGtatcacgaaatctcgaaaaatACTGAGcccatgaagatgaaatttggcaggaagGTAATATGGATAAGAATTATGGAAATTTATGCgaaactttgttattttagaGAAATATTCGGCACAGGTTACGGGAAGCAGGAGTGGAATACctagcgggaaatgggatggGGCACGTTGCGGGAAATGACATGGGACAATTTGCAGAAAACGGGACAGGACAAGTTTCGGAACGAGACACGTAGCACAACACAGCGGGAAACGGGGAATTGAACCAAAGATGACAa includes these proteins:
- the P5CS gene encoding delta-1-pyrroline-5-carboxylate synthase isoform X2 produces the protein MFSQYLNSGVRNQLKGKIQQISKRNFSVRGINLGGLNVDKRNLASAERKQRTFTNRSQLKYARRLVVKLGSAVITREDGNGLALGRLASIVEQVAECHHEGRECIMVSSGAVAFGRQKLTQELLMSLSMRETLSTHDHTREDAGSILDPRAAAAVGQSELMAMYDAMFSQYNVKIAQVLVTKPDFYNEETRKNLFCTLSELISLNIVPIVNTNDAVSPPMYIHDDTMVPGTGKKGIGLKDNDSLSALLAAEIHSDLLIMMSDVDGIYNKPPWEDGARMMHTYTSQEQVQFGQKSKVGTGGMDSKVNAATWAMARGVSVVICNGMQDKAIKTIISGRKVGTFFTDYATNASTSVDTMAENARTGSRVLQKLTPQERASAIHSLADLLVEKNDKILEANSKDLEEATKGGLAKPLLDRLALSPGKLKTLSVGLKQIADSSYNNVGRVLRKTKLADNLMLQQVTVPIGVLLVIFESRPDSLPQVAALAMASANGLLLKGGKEAANSNKALMDLVKESLRTVGADEAISLVSTREEISDLLSMENHIDLIIPRGSSDLVRNIQKQSQHIPVLGHAEGICHVYLDKDADPEKALKIIRDAKCDYPAACNAMETLLIHEDHLSSPLFTEICNMLKHEGVKIHAGTKLSNHLTFGPPPAKTMKHEYGSLECAMELVKDLDAAVDHIHKYGSSHTDVIITENGDTAKRFLNSVDSACVFHNVSSRFADGFRFGLGAEVGISTARIHARGPVGVEGLLTTKWILEGTDHTAAEFNEGKRQWLHETLPVN
- the P5CS gene encoding delta-1-pyrroline-5-carboxylate synthase isoform X1, translated to MLRLGSRLAKDFGGKRFYTVVGYDKLTSVASRNQGLNVDKRNLASAERKQRTFTNRSQLKYARRLVVKLGSAVITREDGNGLALGRLASIVEQVAECHHEGRECIMVSSGAVAFGRQKLTQELLMSLSMRETLSTHDHTREDAGSILDPRAAAAVGQSELMAMYDAMFSQYNVKIAQVLVTKPDFYNEETRKNLFCTLSELISLNIVPIVNTNDAVSPPMYIHDDTMVPGTGKKGIGLKDNDSLSALLAAEIHSDLLIMMSDVDGIYNKPPWEDGARMMHTYTSQEQVQFGQKSKVGTGGMDSKVNAATWAMARGVSVVICNGMQDKAIKTIISGRKVGTFFTDYATNASTSVDTMAENARTGSRVLQKLTPQERASAIHSLADLLVEKNDKILEANSKDLEEATKGGLAKPLLDRLALSPGKLKTLSVGLKQIADSSYNNVGRVLRKTKLADNLMLQQVTVPIGVLLVIFESRPDSLPQVAALAMASANGLLLKGGKEAANSNKALMDLVKESLRTVGADEAISLVSTREEISDLLSMENHIDLIIPRGSSDLVRNIQKQSQHIPVLGHAEGICHVYLDKDADPEKALKIIRDAKCDYPAACNAMETLLIHEDHLSSPLFTEICNMLKHEGVKIHAGTKLSNHLTFGPPPAKTMKHEYGSLECAMELVKDLDAAVDHIHKYGSSHTDVIITENGDTAKRFLNSVDSACVFHNVSSRFADGFRFGLGAEVGISTARIHARGPVGVEGLLTTKWILEGTDHTAAEFNEGKRQWLHETLPVN